The following coding sequences lie in one Fusarium poae strain DAOMC 252244 chromosome 1, whole genome shotgun sequence genomic window:
- a CDS encoding hypothetical protein (TransMembrane:13 (o6-27i358-380o386-406i418-439o532-552i564-584o590-611i623-643o663-683i695-714o726-744i802-824o853-873i)), whose amino-acid sequence MNLPLSRIVSIVVAILFLVAVSFKTFLPGDDPYRCRAVQKTGRWIDLPDEQGNRYPFRQWQPDGCILHEYDSADIRQCTEGRRIVVVGDSTSRHVAYAFGRLINRKQHEHDKNQSSFPNLRDNVNLTYDGQMIQRLSNVWLGSHGHPLQEKGGFVQNLDVYADEKMDPPAIKDQQGPAIIYVAAGVWYTNHKGNTTRRVPWHTRFHIYRNRFNHLSRFINHNTPDQDPFTAPMHPQDGIGNQIFYGPPSGPCYQGNETKDIKSSARRQGEVADIHNWLHDTEDKRKIPLLWSIVGVTLNQNKTWIDPMTKAMHVIDQVSEARANIILNLRCNAKLDRIQGYHHTGTCCTDYGVNQNRIIIAISIVYLSACLICEILDLLSVKETQWPLLNMQVGSFILVLLMCYFSDRTQMMAKSSKLWEVDGFAILCAVCFVALLVTIRRTGPKSPKHLSSPQDETSETLPPEDCPLETEVFSTGNGTYEKLLPEDGPADDEENYQQDEPFLSRKQTEEWKGWMQCFIVIYQWTGADQGPISVYILFRLCIAAYMFQTGYGHTHYFIRTGDFSFKRVITTLLRLNTLSCALTYLMKTDYMFYCAAPLASFWFLVIYATMAIGKQYNDDSQAVIAKVCISGIVVSAIFATPLMRWMFELFEIIFNIQWSADQWMYHATLDMYIVYIGMGTAIVNQRMSSTQIILSLRLVLALAGLFALFCYFSKTSSLSVSSYDSIHPYVSCIPVLGYIVLRNASTYTRNYHSKAMAWLGRHSLEISILQSHILLAADRNGVLSIDGLFGDGTVLGDRWRTLLIVVPIFLWTCYTTRSATVYIIELMLKERSEEDDLDEPAFKYLKKLGISHISYPGLRLVCIVLTMWLINLLSPLKQNISLPSGTHDISVLPMPETALDHPF is encoded by the exons ATGAATTTACCACTATCGAGAATAGTTTCCATCGTTGTGGCCATCCTCTTCCTGGTTGCCGTCTCCTTCAAGACCTTTCTACCGGGTGACGACCCCTACCGCTGTCGCGCTGTTCAAAAAACCGGCCGTTGGATCGATCTACCAGATGAACAAGGGAATCGGTATCCTTTCCGTCAATGGCAACCAGATGGGTGCATCCTTCATGAATATGATTCAGCTGATATCCGTCAATGTACCGAAGGTCGTCGTATAGTCGTCGTGGGTGACTCGACCTCCCGACACGTTGCCTATGCCTTCGGTCGATTG ATCAACAGGAAACAGCATGAGCATGACAAAAACCAATCGTCTTTCCCGAATCTACGAGACAATGTCAATTTGACGTACGATGGCCAGATGATCCAGCGCCTGTCCAACGTTTGGCTCGGCAGTCACGGACATCCACTCCAAGAAAAAGGAGGCTTTGTACAAAATCTCGACGTATACGCCGATGAGAAGATGGACCCGCCAGCTATCAAAGATCAACAAGGACCTGCTATAATCTATGTGGCTGCCGGTGTTTGGTACACGAATCACAAAGGAAACACCACCAGACGTGTCCCATGGCACACTCGTTTTCACATATACAGGAACCGATTCAATCACCTGTCCAGGTTTATCAACCACAATACGCCAGATCAAGACCCATTCACCGCCCCCATGCATCCACAAGACGGCATTGGCAACCAGATCTTTTACGGTCCTCCTTCAGGACCTTGTTATCAGGGCAACGAAACGAAAGATATCAAGTCCAGTGCTAGACGACAAGGAGAGGTTGCAGATATTCATAATTGGCTACACGACACAGAGGACAAAAGGAAAATTCCTCTCCTATGGTCAATTGTTGGAGTCACCTTGaaccaaaacaaaacatgGATTGACCCTATGACGAAAGCAATGCATGTGATTGATCAGGTTTCTGAGGCTCGGGCTAACATTATCCTCAATCTGAGATGCAACGCCAAACTCGATCGCATCCAAGGGTATCACCACACTGGAACTTGTTGTACAGATTACGGCGTCAACCAAAACCGCATCATCATTGCTATTAGTATTGTCTATTTATCTGCATGCCTCATATGCGAGATCCTTGACCTTTTATCTGTAAAGGAAACTCAATGGCCTTTGCTCAACATGCAAGTAGGATCTTTCATTCTGGTTTTGCTCATGTGCTATTTTTCCGATCGTACACAGATGATGGCCAAGAGTAGCAAGCTTTGGGAGGTAGATGGTTTTGCTATCCTCTGTGCCGTCTGCTTCGTTGCTCTGCTTGTCACAATTCGGCGGACGGGACCCAAATCCCCAAAGCACCTATCTTCACCACAAGACGAGACGTCTGAAACGCTACCCCCAGAGGATTGCCCTCTCGAAACAGAAGTATTTTCAACAGGAAATGGGACATATGAAAAGCTACTTCCGGAGGACGGCCCTGCAGATGACGAAGAGAACTACCAGCAAGATGAACCATTTCTTTCTCGCAAACAGACCGAAGAATGGAAGGGATGGATGCAATGCTTCATTGTCATTTACCAATGGACTGGAGCTGACCAAGGACCTATTTCCGTCTATATTCTTTTTCGCCTATGTATCGCTGCATACATGTTCCAGACAGGTTATGGTCACACACATTACTTCATCCGTACCGGCGACTTTTCGTTCAAGCGAGTAATAACTACTCTACTACGATTGAATACTCTGAGCTGCGCTTTGACGTATTTAATGAAGACAGATTACATGTTCTATTGCGCTGCACCACTTGCCTCATTCTGGTTCCTCGTCATCTACGCGACCATGGCGATTGGGAAACAGTACAATGATGATTCACAAGCGGTGATAGCCAAAGTATGTATATCTGGTATTGTCGTCTCTGCAATATTTGCAACTCCCCTCATGAGGTGGATGTTCGAACTCTTTGAGATCATATTCAACATTCAGTGGAGCGCTGATCAGTGGATGTACCACGCCACTCTCGATATGTACATTGTATATATCGGTATGGGAACTGCTATCGTCAATCAGAGAATGAGTAGCACTCAAATCATCTTGAGTCTTCGCTTGGTTCTTGCGCTAGCTGGTCTGTTCGCGTTATTTTGCTATTTCAGCAAGACTTCATCATTGAGTGTCAGCTCGTACGACTCTATACACCCTTACGTCTCCTGCATCCCAGTCCTAGGGTACATTGTATTACGCAACGCCTCGACGTATACTCGGAACTATCACTCCAAGGCAATGGCTTGGTTAGGTCGCCACTCGTTAGAGATATCTATCCTCCAGTCTCACATTCTGCTTGCTGCTGACCGAAACGGGGTGCTTTCCATCGATGGTCTTTTTGGAGATGGCACAGTTTTGGGCGATCGATGGAGAACTCTGCTTATTGTAGTCCCAATCTTCCTTTGGACATGTTACACTACAAGGTCTGCGACAGTTTATATCATCGAGTTGATGTTGAAAGAAAGGTCAGAAGAGGATGACCTCGACGAACCTGCTTTCAAGTATCTCAAGAAGCTTGGTATATCGCACATATCGTATCCTGGGCTGCGGCTGGTCTGCATTGTACTGACAATGTGGCTGATCAATCTGCTCAGTCCGTTGAAGCAGAATATTTCTCTTCCGTCGGGGACGCATGATATTAGCGTATTGCCTATGCCAGAAACTGCACTGGATCATCCTTTCTAG